The sequence below is a genomic window from Streptomyces sp. B21-105.
AGTAGTCCTTGAACGTCTTCTCGATGGTCGGATCGTCGTCGTAGACGAAGTAACCGGGGTTCGGCGAGCCGATCATGTCGAAGTTGAGGTAGCCGCTGATGCGGGCGCGGTTCGCCGAGGACAGGTTGTTGACGTAGTACCGGGAGCCGACCATGCCCAGCTCCTCCGCGCCCCACCAGGCGAACCGCAGGTGTTTGGTGGGCTGGTAGCCGGTCCGGGCCACGGTCAGGGCGAGCTCCAGCACGGCCGCCGAACCGGAGCCGTTGTCGTTGATGCCCGCGCCCGCCGTGACGCTGTCGAGGTGGGAGCCGGCCATGACGACCCGGCCGGTGTCGCCGCCGGGCCAGTCGGCGATCAGGTTGTAGCCGGTGCGCCCGGACGACGTGAACTGCTGGACGACGGTGGTGTACCCGGCGGCGTCCAGCTTGGCCTTCGCATAGTCGAGCGAGGCCTTGTAGCCGGCCCGGCCGTGGGCGCGGTTGCC
It includes:
- a CDS encoding M28 family metallopeptidase, which encodes MKLPVSGRAAAAGAASIVMLLTIGSTAGAAPAPGPAPLAAAPDIPVANVKAHLTQLQSIATANGGNRAHGRAGYKASLDYAKAKLDAAGYTTVVQQFTSSGRTGYNLIADWPGGDTGRVVMAGSHLDSVTAGAGINDNGSGSAAVLELALTVARTGYQPTKHLRFAWWGAEELGMVGSRYYVNNLSSANRARISGYLNFDMIGSPNPGYFVYDDDPTIEKTFKDYFTGIGVPTEIETEGDGRSDHAPFKNAGVPVGGLFSGADYRKTAAQAAKWGGTSGRAFDRCYHSSCDTTANIDDTALDRNADAAAYAVWTLSS